A stretch of DNA from Gasterosteus aculeatus chromosome 7, fGasAcu3.hap1.1, whole genome shotgun sequence:
ACGACAacgaaaaacaacacatttttcgACCAAATGTTGAAATACGCCACTGAATTTTTGAAATCGCTAACCTACTTTGCGTTGGGCTTGTGCCCACAAAACAAACGCACCTTGTTTTTAATGGCGCCGTAGTTGAACTCCGCGAAGGAAAtgagggagcaggagggggtccctcgctcctcctcaccacctcccccgtccccctccagCTCTCTGGAGCGACAGATGAGCGCACGGTCCTGAAACGGGAGACCAACGGGAACCAAGCAGGCAGCCAGTGTCAcatgtgagagagggaggcgaGTAACAAAGCCTGATCAaccttctccctctgtgctaCAAATAACACATCCATTAGATtcactacagtgtgtgtgtgtgtgtgtttcacctgGTAAAGTCTGATCAGGTATCGTGTCATGACGGTGAGGTAGGCGGCCGACTCCTTCACATCCTGCACTCTCTTCACAAAGAAGCCATCGACtacctaacacacacacacacacacacacacacacacacacacacacacggtgtggtAAATACCAactataaacaaacacaaaaacagtttgcATCCCATCCGTGGGTTCTGAGATGTGCATCTCAAACTGCCATGcagtgtgtgggagtgtgtgtgtccgtgcaccTGCGTGTTGACTATGGCCTGCTGCAGCGTGGTCTCAGGTAAGCTCAGGTGGGAGGCGGCCGACCCGCACTCCTCCACCAGGTAGCACGGCCGACGAAGACCACACCTCTTCATCCGAAACTGATGCAGTGGGAAGAATCAAGGGAGACCTTTTACGGCTCGATTAGCAACCTCAGGCGCTCGACTGGAGTTCAAGTGCAGAAACGACGGCCTGTTTTGAGGTCTAACtttaagatttaaaatgaataaagtagGCCAAGTCCGGCCAATGGGATCGCTTCATTTGCTCTGCGCAGATTtcatttaaaactaaaatgattTCCAGGAAATTCAACAgatttaaacaattttttttaagtcaTCAAGCTCAATTACCAAACACCTTCGGGTCATAACTATTTTCAGCGCGCAGCGACCGACCTTCTGTTCCCTAAAGCGCCCGTCGATGATGCTGCCGCACAGGTCgtccatcctcttcctctcgaTGATGTAATCGAGGACGAGCTCCCTGGCGGGGGGGGCGCGCAGCTGCCCTGGAGGAAGACGAAAACAGGAAGGAGACGTGATGCTCTGTGCATGACCAACCAGCGCTCTTCAGCCTGCTCTTTGCGCTCGGTCAAGTAGGAACCAGCAGGTAGTTTGACCATCTGCGTCCGTCCGGGTGTTCGTGGTTACCTGGAACGGGCGCCACCTTCTCCCGAGCGACCCAGAGGAAGTCTCCGACATTTAGCTTCCTAACGTCGAAGTTCACCCCGTTCCTCTGAAGCTCTTTGACCAGCTCCTGCTTGCGGTGGTTGCTCCCGCTGCAGACAAATCGGCGAATCGTCAGGCGCGCTCGCGTGTCTTTGATGCCAGACGGGACAGGTCGGGACACTCGTCTCACCCGGTCGTCTCAATGAAGTCAACGCAGAGAATAATTTCATAGGATCCAGGCGGAAGACACCCTTCGTTGGGCTTCTTGCTCGCTGCCTGAGGATTCTGGACTTTCCCCAAAAGACGCGTCCCACCGGCGTCACTCCTCTGCTGGGTCGCGCACGCCGGCCTGCGGGAGAGATTCAGGTGAATTGTTCGacaggagagggagcagaaaaGGAAGACGTCACTCATTGAAAGCACGCTCACTGTATTCcatcttcttccttctcctcttcttcgtcaTCATCACTGGCAGTGAGGTCCACAAGCCCAGGAgctcgctgctcctcctcctcctcctcctcgtccagccATTCTTCACCCGTAgcctcccctccgtccccccggGGGACGTCTTTGGGGTCGTGTTCTACAGACTCCAGTCGCTCCGCCAGAGCCAGACCGTCTTCAGTCAGAGAATACCTGAGCGGGGAAGCACAGCCAAGAGAGCCGGATGAACAGAGAGCTCCATGAATTATGTTTGACCCGTTTGTGGGGAAAATTCATTGACCCCTTGAGTTGGTTCGTTATTTTCGGGTGTGCCTCCTGTGTACCTCGCAGGATTGTGGGTCTTTATGACAAAGTTCTTCCGGATCAGAGTGCTCACTGAAGACCAGGCCGTGTACTTACTGCCTAAATctggctgcagacacacagacgaaCAGAAAGAAGGGAGGAAAGGACTCAATATCAACATGAAGCCACTTCACAACCGGCACCAACACGTGCAACAAGTGTTAACAGGAGCCGCTGGGCGGATTATTAAGCAGCGTTATGAACAATAGTTCACTTACTACAGAGAAAGACTTGTCGCAGAGAAGCTGAGCTTCTGCTTGCAGCTCCATCTTAAACATATAACCTTTGCTTCCTGGGACCTAGGCAGAAACGTTCAATTATGAGGCCACACTTAGACACTAAATACCAAAAACTACTTTGATGGAGAAAGGTGTACCTGCATCTGTCTGTACAAGGTGAGCAGAACAGCATAACCGCCGGACCTCTTCTGGGGCACGTagtccctcttcttcctcctccctcctcctccttcttgatCCCCTGCAGCATTCTTCTACAAGGACAGGAACAACAAATGAAAACTTAAGAGGTCAAAAGTCTCCCTAGTAACCTTCGGGCATGTGGTCAAACATCAATGTGGCGTCATTGTAGAACTGCTTCGGCTTTTGACTATTTCTGCTGAGAAAAAATAGGGGCAGCGACTCGCAGCCacgctttgtgtttttttaaccgGTGGTGGTGCTAAACCCTTTCTTTGTGTGGATTAAGAGGGAAAAGTTTGTCAGGTTTTGGTTGCGGTGAAAAGCGGGGCTGTTTTTCAATTAAGCTCATTAGTCCGTCAACAGGTCTTACAATTCAAAAGGGACATTTACAACAATTTGTCCTTTTCGATTTCCGCATCTGTGCATTTACACGGTGAGGCACACTCTCCCTTCAGATGTACCTTTCTGGACGGAGCCAGTCTGTTGTTGTCCTGCCTACCAGGAGGGGGCGCTCCTTCAGGTAGAGATCGAGTAGGAGCGCCTGGACCTGCAGCAGAGGATGAACAACAACGACAGAGGAGTAAAACGTTGggtgttttatttagttttttcactGTTTGCTTGGAGATTCTGGAGACTTCATCTGCTGCCCTGTGAACCTTTTTATCTGGTGTTTATCTCCAGGGTCTGTGTTCTCTTGCCTATTGTTTTTTAGAAACATCGGCCATTGCTCGTCTCACCGTTTTCCCTGAGGTACCGTTGCAGCTTTTCATCCAGTATTTTACAGATGCCGTCTCCAAAGTTCTGGAGGATCTTTGCCTCTTTGGCGTTTTGAAGGGGTAACGGGTACTTGTTCAAAGAGCCGATGGCctgtaaaaataacaacaacacgcATGAGTGAAATGTGTCTTTCATTCATTTCGGTTAATAATCAATTCTACAGCTTTGTCCTTTTTGGATGTTCAGTTTCTTGGTTTtgtcttgtgttctgtatgaaAATGACGCACACATATGTTGATAAATATGACCGTTTAAACAACATATGgtcacatgaaaacaaaaccGGGTTAGTGTACAAACATCGTCCTTCTAGAAAACGtctaatgttttaaaatgtcacatttaaaCCTACGGTATTGTCTGCAATTCTACACTTGACGCCGTTCGCTTTCACTTCGGATAAACGCTCGGAACACTTTCACACCAGTTACATGGACAGAACACGAGGAGACCTTCTGGTACGTGTACTGGGTCTTCAGTCCCTTCTCCTTGGCCTCGTCCCGGAGCTCCGTGAGCCACTTGAGGAACAGCGGGTTCGGGCAGGCGGGCACAGCGCGTTTGCGACCCAGCCGGACCGACTCCGCAGCTGGCATCACTTTGGCTCTGATGAAGTAGTGATGAGACTGGCGGGACGCTGACACACCATCGAACAGCTAACTCGATgctaacaataacaacaacaacaacaacaaccgcgtCATGATGATTAAGCGAACATAATTAACCATTTTGACGTTTTCGTAAAATGGTTAGTTAACGGTATTACGTATTCATGTCTGTGTCCTGTGAATGCCGCTCACCTTTAACCAAGTTATTGTGTGGTTATTGTGTTCGAAAGCTGGCGCCTTGATTTCCAAAGCACGGCGCACTTCCTGGTGACGTCACTTTCAGGAACGAAAAGGAGGCGGGGAAAGGCGCACATTTGTGACGTATGTTATTACACACTCGGCAGTGAGTCACTATGCTTTATATAAACTGTACTTCTGCACTTAAACACAAATCATACACACAAAATACAGAATATATTACATCTCACTCAGAAGCGAAGACTTCATTCTAAAATAGAAACACCAAATAAATAGCTCTCACAATATTATAATAAATTACACTTATGTAAACGTATAAACGTATCTacagtttgtcattttaatttgcaGCATGCTGTAAATGtaaactatgaacacaattGCAATGTGTTTATTCCaactgaataattattcagttGTATTTACTCAGTGGTTTTGGTTTCTTGGATAATTACAACATCATAATTCAAAAGGCCTGGTTTAAATAGTCAGAATTCCTGCATGTgcaaattaatattttttgcttttaataTTTGCCAAATCAAGCAGTAGATAAAAACTCTAAGGCGTTGCCTTCAAGACcatcaatgtcaatgtcatgGTGAGGCAGGAAAAGTCATAGGCTCACAAACCGCCGTGGAAACCCTGAACGTCTCTGCAATGGTCACATATACGGATTGTGCCGGTGAACCCGACGCTCTGAGTTTTGTCCGTTCTAAATACAATCGGTCCCGGTTACCTCTGGAAACCGTTATCCAATCCGCTAGCCTGTTTCCTTAGGCTGAAGGGCGGCTGCAGGATTCCTCCAACAAGACCCAACAGAGACCAAGAATCCAGACGCGCCCTCCAAACCACAACCGTTCTCTTTCTTATAGTCAAGAGTcctgtggactcttctttcatacgctcacacacagagataagtGGGTGGCGTGAAACGTAATTAACCGACGTTTGTATTAAAATGAAAGACGGTGGCTGTAAAATGAGGCCGATTTGTTCAGAGAATGGAATGACATGCGTCAGATTTTTCAGTACTCAACATATTTTAGTAACCACATGATTTGGAGCTAAATACACATCGACAGTCAAGCCACTTTCCACTATCACTCGAAtgctttaatgttaatgttgacTTGTTTTTGCTTATTTCCTCTATTACCTTCCACCACTCACTAATTTGAGGATCGTGTAAGTTGACTGAGTGCATTTTAAAATAGCAAAAAACATTGCACATGCACACTGAGTCGCCATCTTTCTTTGAGTTAGCTTGTTAACTCTACATTCCGTGTTTTGATGACCATCCTGATGCGTTGATTTGATTGTTAAACCTCCTCGGGCTTCATTATCCAGCCGAACCGCTTTAGATTTGAACCACACCACAAATCAGTTACAAGGGCCGCAGTTCGTTCTGTTCAACCACAATGCATCCGTAAAGTACAAAtaataagtgaaataaaaatacaatcttGTAATATATTACTCCCTTTAATGAACAAAGTACTTTTTTTCATAGAAAATCTCTCTTTTTCACAGGAAATagtcagaggaagaaaaaagattGGTATTGTTGTACATGTTTAAGAGCTCTTCCGCACCACAATCACACGTAAAAAAACGTAGGCCGGTTAGTGGGAGTCGGGGGGCCTTTGTTGACGTTTAGTTTCATTAAAGTCGGAGTGTGTGATATACAGAGATTCCCAGATCCACACGCGCacattcatacatttatataCATTTCCTTTCTGACATGCATCCTGTACCACTTCTTCACTTATATGTCCTCACGTCTCGATCACCCCGCCCCTCTACTGCCCCGCCGACCCTGTGGTGTCATCGCTGTCGGCTCCCTGAGGGGATCCCGGCGACGATCCCTCGCCCTCGGcgctgccgcctcctcctcctcctcccccccctc
This window harbors:
- the mus81 gene encoding structure-specific endonuclease subunit MUS81 translates to MPAAESVRLGRKRAVPACPNPLFLKWLTELRDEAKEKGLKTQYTYQKAIGSLNKYPLPLQNAKEAKILQNFGDGICKILDEKLQRYLRENGPGAPTRSLPEGAPPPGRQDNNRLAPSRKKNAAGDQEGGGGRRKKRDYVPQKRSGGYAVLLTLYRQMQVPGSKGYMFKMELQAEAQLLCDKSFSVPDLGSKYTAWSSVSTLIRKNFVIKTHNPARYSLTEDGLALAERLESVEHDPKDVPRGDGGEATGEEWLDEEEEEEEQRAPGLVDLTASDDDEEEEKEEDGIQPACATQQRSDAGGTRLLGKVQNPQAASKKPNEGCLPPGSYEIILCVDFIETTGGSNHRKQELVKELQRNGVNFDVRKLNVGDFLWVAREKVAPVPGQLRAPPARELVLDYIIERKRMDDLCGSIIDGRFREQKFRMKRCGLRRPCYLVEECGSAASHLSLPETTLQQAIVNTQVVDGFFVKRVQDVKESAAYLTVMTRYLIRLYQDRALICRSRELEGDGGGGEEERGTPSCSLISFAEFNYGAIKNKCQTVREVFARQLMQVSGLSGDKAAAILEQYSTPHSLLTAYERCASDAQKEKLLSSVRYGKLKRNLGPALSRTIYQLYCTKGALS